A genomic segment from Paraburkholderia hayleyella encodes:
- a CDS encoding ATP-binding protein, which yields MKRCCKTAELALDWCRLALRLAGLVLLMTAHAVQAGPVSANPSQRSVSAFPAQLSVGVLTQGWAPFDGVRNGRLTGMSVDYLQALVGHDVALNPKTYPDMTRLLAAVCAGEVDLVMSVARTPEREHCLSFTAPYFRASTSVVVDGSRSGALPGHAQLENARFAIERDFALERFLRERYPRARIETYVDTEAALNAVMSGKADAYMGFTPSARYYLADLQFSRLRVAFEERGRVDELRFALPRSGAALRDQLDRALATMPPTEGAMIRSRWLGSDFDTRSVSTVKRLALSPEEQSWLRMLPPLLVGFDADWPPFSYLDEAGHSSGIAAEYLNYLERTLGIKFRRAPMADWPATLTAFRRGDLALLATATRGDPRLENAYYTRAYESYPLVIVGRMDEPAARSLGDFAARQIVVSAHVAGLIGSAATNIPARNLLVAPSLDAALKMVAQGKADVFVGNVAAVDLMLERQYSGTLKILGAVGESDTLTFAVRSDFAPLAALIDRALLAMPPAEKQLIRQHWVTGHVEPQGTWSVTALRLLPLLIGIGIALLVTLRAYTLLQREVRRRKRTERALAVQLNFQQTLMEMVPYPLMAKDLEGRYIAINRAYEEASGLQRGDLLGRTIEGRQTWGAINSEHLEKMTRDTLLTGERIQLELEFTGRMGDIRHGIFWTALCKGIDGAPSCVLGTMIDITDIRRAEMCARETERRLFDVTRSLPAVVFQLRRDSGGKYSFPYIGGNAQYLLGGGTGVLMHDDTIDLRRVCAEDRPRVMSALRHSARSEKPVHLEFRFDTPTGQRWGRAELVPRREATGGMVWSGYWVDASVEHARSDELERARDLAEAASRAKDDFLAMMSHEIRTPMNGVLGLVELLERTPLNADQGEMLGMIHDSAGALLQILDDLLDYSKIEAGRLTMNAETIDMRELVDNAVGLLAGQAHEKGLKVRVDVEPEVAASLRGDSVRLKQVLFNLLGNAIKFTLKGEVDVCVSVDGQTADEQTVVIVVEDTGIGIEQEAQVRLFEPFVQAESSTTRRFGGTGLGLTICRKLVDLMGGTLTLESTLGVGTRMTLRLAMPIEAQHYTAGGLRGKRGLIAVHDARIARALQHYGDALGLKLRCVVPGEALAQIDACELKQLDLVFLSEGVDFPAVQQSGIRLIYVTEKPKPTGYRIVQDTVRLSINPISWRGLGAACAAALTGLAIMPTRTTDIADIGTPPPDRARAIASNRLILVAEDHPVNQELIRHQLALLGFACDVVNDGLEALAALETTHYSFLITDCHMPNVNGYELARKVREREAGSAYHLPILGITANTAPEDLRLCRSAGMDDCLIKPTRLVTLREYLNRWFGIDGVRQVGPVNQFEGASKKPDGPAERDTPDDSFVPVDLRHMAQLWGSESTVKALLDSFVSAMRDDVRALPPLLEDAEVDINRLREWHHRVIGAVSVLQYPPLLGVLDKYRSGITSKGPDELRAEGLALVRKCNEMLDGIEEQAALLV from the coding sequence ATGAAACGCTGCTGTAAAACTGCTGAGCTAGCTCTTGACTGGTGTCGCCTGGCTCTGCGGCTGGCGGGACTTGTGCTTCTCATGACGGCTCACGCCGTGCAGGCCGGGCCGGTTTCAGCCAATCCTTCACAGCGAAGTGTGAGTGCTTTTCCGGCGCAACTGTCAGTTGGCGTGCTGACGCAGGGCTGGGCACCGTTTGATGGTGTCAGAAATGGCCGGCTCACGGGCATGAGCGTTGATTATCTGCAGGCGCTCGTCGGCCATGATGTTGCCCTGAATCCCAAGACGTATCCCGACATGACGCGCCTGCTGGCTGCGGTGTGCGCGGGTGAGGTCGATCTCGTGATGAGCGTCGCCCGTACCCCTGAACGGGAACATTGCCTGAGTTTTACCGCGCCGTATTTTCGTGCATCCACCTCCGTGGTGGTGGATGGCAGTCGCAGTGGTGCGCTGCCTGGTCATGCCCAACTGGAAAATGCCCGTTTTGCCATTGAACGGGATTTTGCACTCGAACGATTTTTGCGCGAGCGCTATCCCCGTGCCCGGATTGAGACATACGTCGATACCGAAGCGGCACTGAATGCCGTGATGAGCGGTAAGGCCGATGCTTACATGGGTTTTACGCCGTCGGCACGGTATTACCTTGCCGATCTGCAGTTCTCGAGGTTGCGCGTTGCTTTCGAAGAACGCGGCCGGGTCGACGAACTGCGATTTGCGCTGCCGCGCTCGGGTGCGGCATTGCGCGATCAGCTAGACCGTGCGCTAGCCACCATGCCACCCACCGAAGGGGCCATGATCCGGTCGCGCTGGCTCGGCAGCGACTTCGATACCCGATCGGTTTCCACCGTTAAGCGCTTGGCTCTGAGTCCCGAAGAACAAAGCTGGTTGCGTATGCTGCCGCCCTTGTTAGTGGGGTTTGATGCTGACTGGCCGCCATTTAGCTACCTGGATGAAGCCGGGCATTCCAGTGGCATCGCTGCCGAGTACCTGAATTACCTGGAGCGCACGCTTGGTATCAAATTTCGCCGCGCGCCGATGGCGGACTGGCCCGCAACGCTCACGGCTTTTCGCCGCGGCGATCTTGCATTGCTGGCGACGGCGACCCGTGGTGATCCCCGGCTGGAAAATGCGTACTACACACGGGCGTATGAGAGCTATCCGCTCGTGATCGTTGGCCGCATGGATGAACCTGCTGCGCGTAGTCTTGGAGACTTCGCTGCTCGCCAGATCGTGGTATCGGCGCATGTTGCCGGTTTGATCGGGTCTGCGGCGACAAACATTCCCGCCAGGAATCTTTTGGTGGCACCCAGCCTTGACGCGGCGCTCAAAATGGTTGCGCAAGGGAAGGCGGATGTTTTCGTCGGAAATGTGGCCGCGGTCGATCTGATGCTCGAGCGGCAATACTCGGGAACACTCAAAATTCTTGGCGCGGTGGGCGAATCAGACACGCTTACCTTCGCTGTGCGCTCCGATTTTGCGCCGCTGGCAGCGTTGATTGACCGGGCGTTGTTAGCTATGCCGCCAGCCGAAAAGCAGCTTATCCGGCAGCACTGGGTGACGGGTCACGTTGAGCCGCAGGGTACCTGGAGCGTCACGGCATTGCGGCTATTGCCGCTGCTGATCGGAATTGGTATCGCACTGCTCGTCACATTGCGTGCCTATACGCTGCTGCAGCGTGAAGTGCGGCGGCGCAAACGCACCGAGCGGGCGCTGGCCGTGCAGCTTAATTTCCAGCAAACCTTGATGGAAATGGTGCCGTACCCGCTCATGGCAAAAGATCTGGAAGGCCGGTATATCGCCATCAATCGCGCTTACGAAGAGGCTTCCGGCTTGCAACGCGGAGATTTGCTGGGACGTACCATCGAGGGGAGACAGACTTGGGGAGCGATCAATAGCGAGCATCTCGAGAAAATGACACGCGATACCTTGCTAACGGGGGAGCGCATCCAGCTTGAACTGGAGTTCACCGGACGTATGGGCGATATTCGCCATGGCATTTTCTGGACCGCGCTCTGCAAGGGCATTGATGGCGCGCCCTCCTGCGTGCTGGGTACGATGATCGACATCACGGATATTCGCCGCGCCGAGATGTGCGCCCGTGAGACGGAGCGCCGCCTTTTCGATGTAACGCGTTCGTTGCCCGCTGTGGTTTTCCAGCTGCGCCGCGATTCAGGCGGCAAGTATTCATTTCCTTATATCGGTGGCAACGCCCAGTATTTGCTGGGCGGCGGCACGGGTGTGCTGATGCACGATGACACAATCGACTTGCGTCGTGTCTGTGCTGAAGACCGGCCGCGGGTCATGTCTGCACTGAGGCATTCGGCACGTTCTGAAAAACCCGTGCATCTTGAGTTCCGCTTCGATACGCCAACCGGGCAACGCTGGGGCCGTGCCGAGCTGGTCCCGCGACGTGAGGCAACGGGCGGCATGGTATGGAGCGGCTACTGGGTGGATGCGAGTGTCGAGCATGCCCGTTCGGACGAACTGGAGCGTGCCCGGGATCTTGCCGAAGCAGCTTCACGCGCCAAGGACGACTTCCTGGCGATGATGAGCCACGAAATACGCACGCCCATGAATGGCGTGTTGGGGCTGGTTGAGCTGCTTGAGCGTACGCCACTCAACGCCGACCAGGGCGAGATGCTGGGCATGATTCATGATTCGGCGGGCGCTTTGCTGCAGATTCTCGACGATCTGCTTGATTACTCGAAGATCGAAGCCGGCCGTTTGACGATGAACGCCGAAACCATCGACATGCGTGAACTGGTGGATAACGCCGTTGGTTTGCTAGCTGGGCAGGCGCATGAAAAAGGTCTGAAGGTGCGCGTCGACGTCGAGCCGGAAGTCGCAGCCTCACTGCGTGGCGATAGCGTGCGTCTGAAGCAGGTTTTGTTCAACCTGCTTGGCAATGCGATCAAATTTACGTTGAAGGGTGAAGTCGACGTTTGCGTCTCGGTGGATGGACAAACGGCAGATGAACAAACCGTTGTGATCGTGGTTGAAGACACCGGCATCGGCATTGAACAGGAGGCGCAGGTCCGTCTGTTCGAACCGTTTGTTCAGGCCGAGTCGTCCACTACACGCCGTTTTGGCGGAACCGGCCTGGGGCTCACCATTTGTCGCAAGCTGGTTGATCTGATGGGAGGAACGCTGACGCTGGAGAGTACGCTGGGTGTCGGCACCCGGATGACGCTGCGGCTGGCGATGCCTATTGAAGCGCAGCATTACACCGCAGGCGGATTGCGTGGCAAACGTGGGCTGATTGCCGTGCACGATGCCCGGATTGCCCGCGCGCTCCAGCATTATGGTGACGCGCTGGGCCTTAAGTTGCGCTGTGTGGTGCCTGGCGAGGCGCTGGCACAGATTGATGCGTGTGAGCTTAAGCAACTGGATCTGGTCTTCCTGAGTGAGGGCGTGGATTTCCCCGCGGTGCAGCAGTCTGGCATTCGCCTGATTTACGTTACCGAGAAACCCAAGCCAACGGGTTATCGTATCGTCCAGGATACCGTTCGTCTTAGCATTAACCCGATTTCATGGCGTGGTTTGGGGGCTGCATGCGCGGCGGCATTGACCGGGCTAGCCATCATGCCCACGCGGACCACCGACATCGCTGATATCGGAACACCTCCACCGGATCGCGCCCGCGCGATCGCCAGTAACCGGCTCATTCTGGTGGCGGAAGATCACCCGGTTAATCAGGAGCTCATTCGTCATCAACTGGCGTTGCTAGGTTTTGCCTGTGATGTCGTGAACGACGGACTTGAAGCACTGGCCGCTCTGGAAACCACCCATTACAGCTTTTTGATTACCGATTGCCACATGCCGAATGTTAATGGCTATGAACTGGCCCGAAAGGTAAGAGAACGGGAAGCGGGTAGCGCTTATCATCTGCCGATTCTTGGTATCACAGCGAATACCGCGCCTGAAGATTTACGTTTGTGCCGCAGCGCGGGCATGGACGATTGCCTGATTAAGCCGACGCGGCTTGTCACGCTGCGCGAGTATCTGAACCGCTGGTTTGGCATTGATGGCGTGCGTCAGGTGGGGCCGGTGAACCAGTTTGAGGGCGCGAGCAAAAAACCTGACGGACCGGCAGAACGCGATACGCCGGATGATTCGTTCGTGCCGGTTGATTTGCGGCACATGGCGCAATTATGGGGTAGTGAGTCAACGGTGAAGGCGTTGCTGGATTCGTTTGTTTCAGCGATGCGCGACGATGTCCGGGCGCTGCCGCCGTTACTGGAAGACGCTGAGGTGGATATTAACCGCCTGCGCGAA